The nucleotide window acaaaccaaccaaactaccaaaagtcaatttgttaacatcaaactaccaattttggtccaattggaccaaagcgacAACGctgaatcggtccattatttctcctagcccccatataattgccctatctgaaaatagtgaaatttatatttttcttttattaataaatatatttcaaataaataacttgtttttattgcatatttttgtaatttttagtgcATGAAAATCCTTGCCTTGGTTATCATGTAAAGCTTTGTACTCTTCTTCCATTGCGCATTTCCATAATTGTGCTTCTTATAcaacaaaaagtttatttgtatttctttcTAAATGGAAAAGGTTTTCTGATGATGCAACCAGTAAAGTGTGTATTATCACTTGCTTATTCCcctacaataaattttaataattttatttagagTATTTAAACGGGAATAAAGCACGTTAAaagcttaaatatattttgtactcttcccataaataattttgatgataattcaaatttattgaacaatttttaaaatttgacaaCACAAATTGGATatagttatataaaaaatattcgctaGGCCAACAATGTTTTGGTGCTATTAATATTTTGCACTTTAACCACTCGGATTCTGAAAGCCGTATTAgataaacacaaacaaaacacGGTTTCAACTCGCatataaccccctgtctatacctgataaatttttatcacgataagcgtcaaaatggttgtcaagataaaacattatcaggtatagtcacacttattagtattattgctttgttatgataaaattgacagtgtttttgctcagacaactttgtcttgacaataaacgtcattaattgttatgataaatatttgtcatataTAGATAGGGGTAACATTTCAAAACGAAGAATATAATTTggcaattaaaacaaaattaatactaTTCTTTTCAGTGTAAAATACAACCCTAAACTTGACGAAACAAAAAATCAACCCTACTCAAATACACGCTTGTACGCCATTTTGTCTACAGTTGTTCTTTTTCATCACATTTTCTTCATTCCTTTTCCGGCTGTCGACTTGGTGAGTTGCAATTTTAATCTTGATTGGAAGACGAGAAAAAGTTAAGACACAAAGCAGTCAttagaaaaagtgaattttgaaaatacaattaaaagtgatattgaaaagaaataataaattttgaataagtAAAATGGAAGGAGCAGTGAAAGCTGAAGTAAATGGCAGTGGTCCATTGCCACAAAGGCCTCAAAAAAATCAAGGCGGTGGCAACAAGAATTTCAATAAGCCTCAAAATGAAGGTGGTCCTGCTGAAAAGAAGCCACGTTTTAACCAAGGAGGTGGTGGTAATAACAATCAGGGCAATAGAGGAGGCTTTGGAAATAATCGTAATAACAATAACCGCAATCGTGGAGGAAACGCTGGTGGTGGCGGCAATAATAGAGGAAATTTCCAGAATCAGCAGGTAAGTCACTTTATTTCGCAATTATAATATGATTTGGTTGTATaatcttattgaaaaaattgaaaaaattttcatcaataaaattttcaagtgTCTATAATAACAAAATGGCCGCCGTTTTCATTGCCACTTACGAATGCCGGTCGTTTTGTATTCGTGATACATATTTTTTCAATCAGTGTTGCCAACATTGTAATGAGaaaaaatgtgtattaaaaaacaatttacagAAATCTATCTtgcaataaatgtttatttttaaaatgcgtttatttgatattttttttttgataaattatttattttttttggaaattaagataatttatttttatgcttaTGATATAAATGCAcatcacaaaatgaaaaagatAAGAAAAAGTAAACATAAAATCAAGAATTCAAGTCATTCTGCGTGAATATACACATCTAATTGAATAAATGGCAAACTTAATGAtctacaaattaaaaaactatctaattttaaaatataaaataactcgAATTAAATATTCCAAGTTGCTTTCGTTTATGTCAGAAACAATAAAGTGCATTTTCAGTGCGTACGTTTCTAGATCTTTAGttcataattcaaaaattgAACTAAGTTAGCGAAAATATTTGTACTAGTTCATTTAGCTCAATCAAGTGAGTAGTTCAATTGAATTAGTTCGTTGAAGaacgtatttaaatagaacttaaaaataattcatatttaaatacgaactCAAAAAATGGCCCTAAAAAAGGCAGTTTTAGTTATGAACGGAACAACTCTATTGTATGTAGAATGTATATTTCGGAGCGCAATCGCTAAAAATATACATGAATAATTGATAGGTGATGGTGATAGGAGTTACTAAGGCTTTCAAATGATGTATAATTATTGAACATAAGAacataatataaaaaagaaacaattagAATATactaatatgtaaaattttgagtcTGAAAAATtcacatatcgctcatttgctgcagcaacgtcataattcaaaaaagtcgtttcgagaaaaacggctttgaatgttttatgacattttactatttcttaaataaattttctttaataaacttttttttgtttttcgagtttccgctctatgttctctatgctaatatctttctaatctgtatcagcgttgccactcatcaaatatttttcctaccaaatttctagttAAAAGCTACCAAagcctaccaaaacctaccaaatttaaaatatttgagaaatgctatatgaattcgtttcaaaattaatagttaacttaaaattatccagaggaagaatgatattgaagcagggtttaacacatattattagaaaataaaagttttgagagccctttggcattttttgaactcaacactactaaataaatacacatttacctgactaaactaaatattttagaaaatgctatcttcatattttgcaaatatgtagttttattattttggcttaacataagtaattttttcgttattattttaattattttgttcttaaaaatacttctgtattcagaaatatcgtagcctaccaaaatacgacaaatatcggaacaaaccaaccaaactaccaaaagtcaatttgttaacttcaaactaccaattttggtccaattggaccaaagcggcaacgctgatctgtatttaacccaaattttttcttgtcaaatatacgagaaaacatgaattttaattttgacgtttacaacaaaaaaaccctcatacaataaataattgacttttttaaaaactgataaaactatatgaaagactaaagaacggcgcatatttggTATTAGTCAGTTCAAAacacacggattttgagttatgacgtaaTTGATCTATATTACCAAAATCCTAAAAGTTTTTGCTTGGTTGGCTTTAAAATAGGAAATGTAAGCGAATATTCGCGTATTAGTATAAAACGTTCACTAATTGGttgtatttaaatgtattaaaattatgtttttaaatttaattgtaaccATGTATAGcccaattaaataaataaaaatgaaaaataaaataaaatttaatgccTTTGTCAACAATGAatgatataaattatattttttatttatagcaaaatcaacaacaaccacaaaatAATCAACAGCAAGCTGCCGCTCAACAACCGGCATCAGATGCTAAACCTGAAGTCGCAGCTAAAACAGAGGCCAATGCTAATGTTGAGGTAAAAAATGCGCCCCCTAATAACCAACAGCCACaacaaaatcagcaaaatcaaaaTCATAACAATATGAACAAACAGGGTGGCGGCGGAATGGGTGGTGGTGACGGTGGCCGTGGAATGGGAGGTGGCGGAGGTGGAAATCGTGACAACCGTGATCGTGGCCAAAAACGCGATCGTAACTTTGACGGTCCTCGTGGAGGAGGTGGCCGTGATGGTCCCAGAGGAATGGGAGATGGAGGTAACCGAGGCGGACCTGGACGCAATGATGAGTTCTTCATTAACCAACGTTTGCGTTCTATATCTGGCCCAACTCACGAACTACCACCAATTGAGAGCACAGAGGAAACTAAATTCTCTGGCCGTAATCGTCTTTACGTTGGCAATCTGACCAACGATGTCTCCGAGGAAGATTTACGTGAGCTATTCAAACCATACGGTGAAATTGGAGAAGTTTTCAGCAATCCCGAAAAGAATTTTGCTTTCTTAAAAATGGATTTCCATGTAAATGCTGAGCGTGCAAAGCGCGAGTTAGATGGCACTCTACGCAAGGGGCGTATGTTACGTGTTCGCTATGCTCCTAATGCCACTATTTTACGCGTCAGCAACCTGACACCATTTGTGTCCAATGAATTGCTGTTGAAGTCATTCGAAGTATTTGGCCCCGTCGAGAGAGCTTGTGTCACCGTTGATGATCGCGGAAAATCTACCGGGGAGGGTGTTGTTgagtttgccaaaaaatcatCGGCCAATGTCTGCTTGCGTTTCTGCAGTGAAAAGTGTTTCTTCCTCACTGCCTCCCTGAGGCCATGTGTGGTTGAGCCGTTGGAAGCAAATGAAGATACTGACGGGTTACCCGATaagtctttaaataaaaaattaccagaattcaACCACGAACGTAATGTTGGTCCACGGTTTGCTGAAGTCGGTAGTTTTGAACACGAATACGGCACCAGGTGGAAGCAATTGCATGAATTGTTCAAGACCAAACAGGAGGCATTGAAACGCGAATTAAAAATGGAGGAAGAAAAATTGGAAGCTCAAATGGAATATGCTCGGTATGAGCACGAGACAGAACTTCTCAGACAAGGTAAGTTTCTTTCCGCTCGTTGTTTAATGATTTGCTAATATTTACGAGTAAAATAAGTAACTAATTGTGGGtgtattaaattttagaattacGCAAGCGCGAATCTGATAATGAACGCAAGAAAATGGAATGGGAAATGCGTGAGAAACAAGCCGAGGAATTACGCAAACGTGATGAAGAGCAAATGCATCGCCAGCAAACTGAAATGCAAACCCGCATGTTGCGCCAAGAGGAGGAAATGCGTCGCCGCCAACAAGAAAATACTTTGTTTATGCAAGCCCAACAATTGAATTCGTTGTTGGATCAACAAGAGGGTGGCTTCAGTGGAAATTGTAGCAATTTCGATAACTTTGGCGGTGGCAACAACTCGCCTTTCGATTTCCGCGGTAAGTCTAAAACTACAAAAGGCTATGCAAAATACcaacttattatttatttattaacaaattgtaaaaacaaTATCAGACCTTTGTTTACAacgttttaatttataatttcttttcacaGGCAACAATGCTGGTAATAGCGGCAATAATGGTCCCAACGGACCTAATAACCAACAGGTACGTTCATTTTTCAATATGTTCAAGAGGcgataataatacaaaaaaacttctTCAAAATATCATTATGATACTTACTCTTAATCAAAGAAACTATGCAGTTAGATACTTTCAGGCCTTATGGTGCCTTTCAATTCCTTTTTTACATTTGCTAAtgcattaaattattaaaaaacaacactGTAACTGTGATATTGTATATTTAATCACACAGTATTAATTGATTTTGGAAGACAAAACTAAACATTATCATGTAATTATaagtcttaatttttttaaataacagccTCTtgtactttaaatattttttgttcgtAATATTATAATTTACTGATTGTTATAAGACTTAAATTAATTCCcttgaaaaaacaaacaaactgtAGAACTCATTGAAATTGTGTGTGATTGAtttatcaaattgaaaatacataatgttctttataaaattttatcttgCGCCTTATTATGTGCAATAAATATCGTTAATTTAACtgaaacaattataaaaatgtcGACAAAATCTCTCTACTTGACTTTAGCATGAGAAACTCAAGAGTGTAGTACATTTGTAGTTTATTGCTGTCGTTGTCATCTGTCTGCAGTAACAACAACTGAAACAAGCTAAATTCGTTAGTTTGTTGTGTCTGATTTATTCTCGCCTCTTTTGGGCAACATTTTGGCCAGAAATGTTGCATCCAAATCGATTGAGTTACATAGGAATTTGATCATTTTGGCCAATGATACAATTTGCCTATTTAACTCTTTTGTGTGTTCAGCAACTAAACTAATGTGATTTAATAATGTTCGTTTGTAGCTACAGATGTAGATGATGACAATGATTATAATGGCTGTGGCGTGTGTCTGCCACTATTGTGCATTTGTTAACTTTTACTACCTGTATTTGAATAGAAATTGTATTGtactaacaaacattttaaaaataacttgaaaatatttgactcttcaaaatgttttattggatttttggtGGGATTGATTGACTTGGGTTGGGCTATGTAATAATTGCATTTAATGTTGCAA belongs to Calliphora vicina chromosome 4, idCalVici1.1, whole genome shotgun sequence and includes:
- the LOC135959128 gene encoding protein no-on-transient A-like, producing MEGAVKAEVNGSGPLPQRPQKNQGGGNKNFNKPQNEGGPAEKKPRFNQGGGGNNNQGNRGGFGNNRNNNNRNRGGNAGGGGNNRGNFQNQQQNQQQPQNNQQQAAAQQPASDAKPEVAAKTEANANVEVKNAPPNNQQPQQNQQNQNHNNMNKQGGGGMGGGDGGRGMGGGGGGNRDNRDRGQKRDRNFDGPRGGGGRDGPRGMGDGGNRGGPGRNDEFFINQRLRSISGPTHELPPIESTEETKFSGRNRLYVGNLTNDVSEEDLRELFKPYGEIGEVFSNPEKNFAFLKMDFHVNAERAKRELDGTLRKGRMLRVRYAPNATILRVSNLTPFVSNELLLKSFEVFGPVERACVTVDDRGKSTGEGVVEFAKKSSANVCLRFCSEKCFFLTASLRPCVVEPLEANEDTDGLPDKSLNKKLPEFNHERNVGPRFAEVGSFEHEYGTRWKQLHELFKTKQEALKRELKMEEEKLEAQMEYARYEHETELLRQELRKRESDNERKKMEWEMREKQAEELRKRDEEQMHRQQTEMQTRMLRQEEEMRRRQQENTLFMQAQQLNSLLDQQEGGFSGNCSNFDNFGGGNNSPFDFRGNNAGNSGNNGPNGPNNQQDFGFDFGGNQNQGGPDGGNQRGGNQRGGNNNNNNNNNGGGNNNPWERRRRF